In the genome of Phycisphaerales bacterium, one region contains:
- a CDS encoding glycosyltransferase produces the protein MANSFLETRVSIVLLFREPLPYDRGAFVTTLQSVVAQDLRPHEILIVDDRGPDARPDFADGDLVAKVRHLPGTYANRAAMLNAALQAATGDYILLVLNDQAAVTLRQSAVQTLVMAATRHAARGSAAATRHLRPVGFVYADYDRVDSAGQKREVHLLDWHPGRLRETTDFGAAFLFPTQVLRTLGGFSTEYGAAADWYDLRLRATERHDAVHIANRYAGGLYSVAAAGAGHNVFAYLLADKQTQLELERACTAHLERVGARLAPGVHVGSLEYTTAENEAFRNCLASIVTPVNQRPEFIGRAIESVQAQTIQQVEMIVVVNGGPADPTADEVRRYMPGGDRHQPDKPPVRLIVVDVNNLGLCLNTGIAAARGKFYVQLDSDDRLKPDAVEKLLAVFQADPTVGMVVGSYEVWTLDAQSGALHRNAEIPVVTHDEWTADNGRNNLLRINGAGAPRAAHVKAIAAAGWFGVNDTAQCRNYGEDYDLVLRISERFTIGRVWEPIYEVIRHSGGTDHAIDQTTIDRNDNAKDHMRLEALHRRQALGAKSS, from the coding sequence ATGGCCAACTCATTCCTCGAAACTCGTGTTTCCATCGTGCTGCTCTTTCGGGAGCCGCTGCCCTATGACCGTGGCGCTTTCGTCACCACGCTCCAGTCCGTGGTAGCCCAGGATCTGCGACCACATGAAATCCTCATTGTGGATGACCGCGGGCCGGATGCCCGCCCGGACTTTGCCGACGGCGACCTTGTCGCCAAGGTGCGCCACCTGCCCGGGACCTACGCCAACCGGGCCGCCATGCTCAATGCGGCACTGCAGGCCGCGACCGGCGACTACATCCTGCTCGTCCTCAACGATCAGGCGGCGGTCACCTTGCGGCAGTCCGCCGTGCAGACCCTGGTGATGGCCGCCACTCGGCACGCCGCGCGGGGCAGTGCCGCGGCCACTCGGCACCTGCGGCCGGTGGGCTTCGTGTACGCGGATTATGACCGCGTCGACAGCGCCGGCCAGAAGCGTGAAGTCCACCTGCTCGACTGGCATCCGGGCCGGCTGCGCGAGACCACGGACTTCGGGGCGGCCTTCCTCTTTCCCACGCAGGTACTGCGGACCCTGGGCGGCTTCTCGACCGAATACGGTGCCGCCGCCGACTGGTACGACCTGCGGTTGCGCGCGACGGAGCGGCACGATGCTGTACACATCGCGAACCGCTACGCGGGCGGGCTCTACTCGGTGGCCGCCGCGGGTGCGGGACACAACGTGTTCGCATACCTGCTCGCTGACAAACAGACACAACTCGAGTTGGAGCGCGCCTGCACGGCGCACCTGGAGCGTGTCGGGGCACGACTCGCCCCCGGTGTCCACGTCGGCAGTCTGGAATATACCACCGCCGAGAATGAGGCCTTTCGAAATTGCCTTGCCAGCATCGTGACGCCGGTCAACCAGCGGCCCGAGTTCATCGGCCGGGCGATAGAAAGCGTGCAGGCGCAAACGATTCAGCAGGTCGAGATGATCGTGGTCGTGAACGGCGGACCGGCGGATCCGACAGCGGACGAAGTACGGCGGTACATGCCGGGCGGAGACCGGCACCAACCCGATAAACCGCCCGTCCGCCTCATTGTCGTCGATGTCAACAACCTCGGACTCTGCCTCAACACGGGTATCGCCGCCGCGCGCGGCAAGTTTTACGTACAACTCGATTCTGACGACCGCTTGAAGCCCGACGCGGTGGAGAAGCTCCTGGCGGTGTTCCAGGCGGACCCCACTGTAGGTATGGTCGTGGGTTCATACGAGGTATGGACGCTCGATGCCCAATCCGGCGCATTGCACCGTAATGCGGAGATCCCCGTTGTAACCCACGACGAGTGGACGGCGGACAACGGCCGCAACAACCTGCTGCGGATCAACGGGGCCGGTGCCCCACGGGCGGCGCATGTCAAGGCGATTGCCGCGGCCGGCTGGTTCGGCGTGAACGATACAGCCCAGTGCCGGAACTACGGTGAGGATTACGATCTCGTCCTGCGAATCAGCGAGCGCTTCACCATTGGACGCGTCTGGGAACCGATTTACGAGGTGATCCGGCACTCCGGAGGCACCGACCACGCGATCGACCAGACCACGATCGACCGCAACGACAATGCCAAGGATCACATGCGACTGGAGGCCCTGCATCGGCGGCAGGCACTCGGAGCAAAGTCGTCCTGA
- a CDS encoding phytanoyl-CoA dioxygenase family protein: MSTGANLPPLDSAYALSTEALAAYQRDGHILLREVVSVAELAPYRAAIAAFVRGSGKDQVPLHERDAYHQAFLQVANLWETDAVVARFTFARRFARLAAELMGVEGVRLYHDQALFKEPGGGPTFWHQDQYYWPFDTPHMITMWMPLVDVPVEMGALTFASGSHREGGLCAESISETSDAALKRILAERGFPVVVEPLRAGDATFHAGWTMHMAPGNRTSVMREVMTVIYVADDARIVAPDNPHRPADLARWLPGQQPGERVGSSLNPLLYHRVTLPTVG; encoded by the coding sequence ATGAGCACAGGTGCAAACCTCCCACCGCTCGACAGTGCCTACGCGTTGTCGACGGAGGCCCTGGCTGCCTACCAGCGCGATGGTCACATCCTGCTTCGTGAAGTGGTGAGTGTGGCGGAGCTGGCACCCTACCGTGCGGCCATCGCTGCTTTTGTCCGTGGCAGCGGGAAGGACCAGGTGCCCCTGCATGAGCGCGATGCATACCACCAGGCGTTTCTCCAGGTGGCAAACCTGTGGGAGACGGATGCGGTGGTGGCCCGGTTCACGTTTGCCCGCCGTTTTGCCCGCCTTGCCGCCGAGCTGATGGGCGTCGAGGGCGTGCGGTTGTACCACGACCAGGCGCTGTTCAAGGAACCGGGCGGTGGCCCGACGTTCTGGCACCAGGATCAGTATTATTGGCCGTTTGACACCCCGCACATGATCACCATGTGGATGCCCTTGGTCGATGTCCCCGTGGAGATGGGGGCGCTGACGTTTGCGTCCGGCTCGCACCGTGAAGGGGGGTTGTGCGCGGAGTCCATTTCGGAGACCTCCGATGCCGCCTTGAAGCGCATCCTGGCGGAGCGGGGCTTCCCGGTGGTCGTAGAACCGCTCCGGGCAGGAGACGCAACCTTCCATGCGGGCTGGACGATGCACATGGCGCCGGGCAATCGCACCAGCGTGATGCGCGAGGTGATGACGGTCATCTACGTCGCCGATGACGCGCGCATTGTGGCGCCAGACAACCCGCACCGCCCCGCGGACCTGGCGCGCTGGCTGCCGGGTCAGCAGCCGGGGGAACGGGTGGGGAGTTCGCTGAACCCGCTGCTGTACCACCGGGTGACGCTGCCGACCGTGGGGTAA
- a CDS encoding SpoIID/LytB domain-containing protein: MQREPMVRIGIVLAQDGQRDLVIEIPTVDYTLDAGDGGEAAPAGALLALHLDGETVAFTLGDQRLRRASCIRLMPRTPTALVPGAGVMVRDIVAGRGFHWQKRIHQFLSGALEIVPAAGGLVVVNELPLEDYLAGVITAEMSGACPPALLAAQCIVARSWLLALTEPKHGDEPFDRCNDDCCQRYQGTGDLSPTALEATHATRGQVLRAPTGVVLDANYAKSCGGISETPVAVWGFEKPGLSAIVDAPPGAAEHRFFPLIDAHLDEYLDGPWVARTTCFCSPNVVPLDAIGRYLGRVDTTDDYFRWTVRYPQAELAALLRERMTDAAELTEVCDLRVRGRGVSGRAYSVEVLWRDTAGREQRSRLDSEYRIRQVLHRGFLYSSAFAVRPERTAEGRLTALTLRGAGWGHGVGLCQIGALGMALLGYDHRQICTHYYPQAELVTAYG; the protein is encoded by the coding sequence ATGCAACGTGAACCCATGGTGCGGATCGGCATTGTGCTGGCACAAGACGGGCAGCGCGATCTCGTCATTGAGATCCCGACCGTCGACTACACGCTCGATGCGGGTGATGGGGGCGAAGCAGCACCGGCCGGCGCGCTGCTCGCACTGCACCTCGACGGGGAAACGGTTGCATTTACGCTGGGGGATCAACGTCTGCGACGCGCGTCGTGCATCCGGCTGATGCCGCGAACTCCGACGGCCCTTGTGCCGGGAGCAGGTGTCATGGTGCGCGATATTGTGGCAGGGCGGGGCTTCCACTGGCAGAAGCGCATCCATCAGTTTTTGTCAGGCGCACTCGAGATCGTGCCCGCGGCCGGTGGCCTCGTGGTCGTCAACGAACTCCCGCTGGAAGATTATCTCGCGGGCGTGATTACGGCGGAGATGAGCGGCGCCTGCCCGCCGGCGCTCCTGGCGGCGCAGTGCATCGTGGCGCGCTCCTGGCTCCTCGCGCTGACCGAACCCAAGCACGGCGACGAGCCCTTCGACCGCTGCAACGACGACTGTTGCCAACGCTACCAGGGCACGGGTGATCTGAGCCCGACGGCGCTGGAAGCGACGCATGCGACGCGCGGACAGGTGCTGCGGGCGCCCACGGGAGTCGTGCTCGATGCCAACTATGCGAAGAGCTGCGGCGGTATTTCGGAAACGCCGGTGGCGGTCTGGGGCTTCGAGAAGCCGGGCCTTTCGGCCATCGTGGACGCACCTCCGGGCGCCGCCGAGCACCGTTTTTTCCCCCTCATCGACGCTCATCTTGACGAGTATCTGGACGGCCCGTGGGTGGCGCGGACGACCTGTTTCTGCAGCCCGAACGTGGTGCCGCTCGACGCCATCGGGCGCTACCTGGGGCGTGTCGATACGACGGATGATTACTTCCGCTGGACGGTGCGCTATCCGCAGGCCGAGCTGGCGGCACTACTGCGGGAACGGATGACGGATGCGGCGGAGCTGACCGAGGTGTGTGACCTGCGTGTGCGTGGACGCGGGGTCAGCGGCCGCGCGTACAGCGTCGAGGTGCTCTGGCGCGATACCGCGGGTCGGGAGCAACGCAGCCGGCTCGACAGTGAGTACCGGATTCGGCAGGTTCTGCACCGCGGATTCCTTTACAGCAGCGCGTTTGCAGTCCGCCCCGAGCGCACCGCCGAAGGTCGCCTGACGGCTCTCACCCTGCGCGGTGCCGGCTGGGGTCACGGTGTGGGACTCTGCCAGATCGGGGCCCTTGGAATGGCTCTGCTCGGGTATGACCACCGCCAGATCTGTACACACTATTATCCGCAGGCGGAGCTGGTCACGGCGTATGGATAA
- a CDS encoding PEP-CTERM sorting domain-containing protein, protein MKKLAVLVAALMVVTASAQVTIYQQDFSGMPNGPLTGEWAGSGLQQGGVPVVVNDGEGLAYMQLEVFAVPADNAFRQESRAVLTLPNPVDLTAWTSVKIEFDMTLPFTGNNGHNIYWDFDNTPNKFGQTRNDGNWARMVQGGTQSNTLDPPVLVTTDNTYHMVWDFNLAGTPSVTTSINGNVIDTAYAGDGGSLFWQTGGNELTHLSLALVKDFRTAPFGMTLQLDNFLITAVPEPASLLLVGLAGLFIRRR, encoded by the coding sequence ATGAAGAAGCTGGCAGTTCTGGTCGCGGCTTTGATGGTTGTCACCGCCTCGGCGCAAGTAACGATCTATCAACAGGACTTCTCGGGAATGCCCAATGGTCCCCTGACAGGTGAGTGGGCGGGCTCCGGGCTGCAGCAGGGCGGTGTCCCGGTCGTCGTCAATGACGGCGAAGGTCTGGCCTACATGCAACTCGAAGTCTTCGCGGTTCCGGCGGATAACGCGTTCCGGCAGGAATCCCGCGCGGTCCTGACTCTACCGAATCCGGTAGACCTCACGGCGTGGACCTCGGTCAAGATCGAGTTCGACATGACCCTGCCGTTCACCGGCAACAACGGCCACAACATTTATTGGGACTTCGACAACACTCCGAACAAGTTCGGCCAGACGCGGAACGACGGCAACTGGGCGCGCATGGTCCAGGGTGGCACCCAGTCGAACACGCTCGATCCTCCGGTCCTCGTCACCACCGACAACACCTACCACATGGTGTGGGACTTCAACCTTGCCGGTACGCCGAGCGTGACTACCTCGATCAACGGCAATGTGATTGACACGGCCTATGCCGGTGACGGCGGCTCGCTGTTCTGGCAGACTGGTGGCAACGAGTTGACGCACCTGAGTCTGGCCCTTGTGAAGGACTTCCGTACCGCGCCGTTCGGTATGACCCTGCAGCTGGATAATTTCCTGATTACGGCGGTTCCGGAGCCGGCGAGTTTGCTGCTGGTCGGCCTGGCGGGTCTCTTCATCCGCCGCCGCTAA
- a CDS encoding HDOD domain-containing protein translates to MKVVRAFEARMPATEPTSTERVLSQLDSLPTLPAVAVKLLHLTALAESDAHDVVQLIRGDQSLTARILAVANSAANGVRFQVTTLERAVPLLGFGALRSIALATSVFGCFPAAEEDPAAGPAFDRAEFWKHALAVASAARRLAQLRPETASAAEDAFVAGLLHDLGKVALDAVYPKAYERIAQQANQSRGDIADYERELLGIDHTVAGRRLAERWRLPRELQETIWLHHLAGDALPVNIAKPHLIGLVQLADTLAREQRIGYSGNHIFYELSPRLAERLGFRAAELEPVVAALAEDVSANARLLGLSSDTPQAVYYQAMTRANNELGRLNQDLLLRNRQLAVGARYFVALGLFEEQLQNWADPLAVVAALAVAAAQALQRPRVLALGRRAEERLLDLCATMAAPELRQGWTEPLDDALGRTLDDVRAGVDALAMTVPKALREALGETGRQLGDGALWWLPIAHEGRTLGGVVYASAHDERELLAQEADELRAFLRSMGLALGRAHAQAAAQRLSERLAEANRRLQQMQVELLRSRTLSMIAEMAAGAGHELNTPLSVISGRAQMLAAGEKDSEAQRALQTIAQKAHECSGIVSELMDFARPLPPKLEPVDLLALAARVCDELVLAEQLDPERLRRAWQAEVGRSPVEPLYVQADREQLTRVLKELLANAVAAVVERASVITVRCQPALQRDMVELRIEDTGAGMEPAVLQRAFDPFFSHRPAGRSRGLGLARAYRIVEAHGGRIWLESRLGEGTTAYVLIPRAPGTDRPIAR, encoded by the coding sequence ATGAAGGTCGTACGAGCGTTTGAGGCCCGCATGCCAGCCACCGAGCCCACTTCAACCGAACGTGTCCTGAGCCAGTTGGACAGTCTGCCGACGTTGCCGGCTGTGGCCGTCAAGCTGTTGCACCTCACCGCCCTCGCTGAGAGCGATGCGCATGATGTTGTTCAGCTCATTCGCGGCGACCAGTCGCTGACGGCCCGCATACTGGCGGTGGCGAATTCGGCTGCCAACGGCGTGCGGTTCCAGGTCACCACACTCGAGCGAGCCGTGCCGTTACTGGGCTTCGGTGCCCTGCGCAGCATTGCCCTGGCCACCAGCGTGTTCGGCTGCTTCCCCGCCGCCGAAGAAGATCCGGCGGCGGGGCCGGCCTTCGACCGGGCAGAGTTTTGGAAGCACGCGCTGGCGGTCGCGTCGGCGGCGCGGCGGCTCGCCCAGTTGCGCCCAGAGACGGCTTCTGCCGCCGAGGATGCATTCGTAGCCGGATTGTTGCACGACCTGGGCAAGGTTGCACTCGACGCGGTGTATCCGAAGGCCTACGAGCGCATCGCGCAGCAAGCGAACCAGTCGCGTGGCGACATCGCGGATTACGAGCGGGAATTGCTGGGCATTGATCACACCGTGGCTGGACGGCGTCTGGCGGAACGCTGGCGCCTGCCGCGTGAGCTGCAGGAAACAATCTGGTTGCACCACCTGGCAGGCGATGCCCTGCCCGTCAACATAGCCAAGCCGCACTTGATCGGACTTGTACAGCTTGCGGATACGCTGGCACGCGAGCAGCGGATCGGATACTCCGGCAATCACATCTTCTACGAGCTTTCGCCGCGGCTGGCGGAGCGCCTTGGTTTCAGGGCTGCGGAGCTCGAACCGGTCGTTGCCGCTTTGGCGGAGGACGTGTCCGCGAACGCGCGACTGCTGGGCCTGTCGTCGGACACCCCGCAAGCGGTGTACTACCAGGCGATGACGCGCGCGAACAACGAGTTGGGCCGGCTGAATCAGGATCTGCTTTTGCGGAATCGGCAGCTTGCCGTCGGGGCCCGGTACTTCGTTGCGCTGGGGCTGTTTGAAGAGCAGTTGCAGAACTGGGCGGATCCGCTCGCCGTCGTGGCAGCCCTGGCGGTTGCCGCCGCCCAGGCACTGCAGCGTCCGAGAGTGCTGGCACTGGGGCGCCGTGCCGAGGAGCGGCTGCTCGATTTGTGTGCAACGATGGCCGCGCCTGAACTCCGGCAGGGGTGGACCGAGCCCCTGGACGATGCCCTGGGCCGGACGTTGGACGATGTGCGCGCTGGTGTCGACGCCCTCGCAATGACAGTACCGAAAGCACTGCGCGAAGCTCTGGGTGAGACCGGCCGGCAGCTTGGCGACGGCGCCTTGTGGTGGTTGCCGATCGCACACGAGGGTCGCACCCTCGGCGGGGTCGTCTACGCCTCCGCGCACGATGAACGCGAATTGCTCGCACAGGAAGCGGACGAGCTGCGGGCTTTCTTGCGCAGTATGGGGTTGGCACTCGGGCGGGCGCACGCGCAGGCCGCGGCCCAGCGGCTGTCCGAGCGCTTGGCGGAGGCCAATCGGCGGTTGCAACAGATGCAGGTCGAACTGCTGCGGTCACGGACCCTGTCGATGATCGCGGAGATGGCCGCGGGGGCCGGACACGAGCTCAATACACCGTTGAGCGTGATTTCCGGCCGCGCCCAAATGCTCGCTGCTGGCGAAAAGGATTCGGAAGCACAGCGCGCCTTGCAGACCATTGCACAGAAAGCGCATGAGTGCAGTGGCATCGTCAGTGAACTGATGGATTTCGCCCGGCCCCTTCCGCCGAAGTTGGAGCCGGTTGATCTGCTGGCACTGGCGGCGCGGGTCTGCGACGAGCTGGTCCTTGCCGAGCAGCTCGATCCGGAGCGCCTGCGGCGTGCCTGGCAGGCGGAAGTCGGCCGGTCACCGGTGGAGCCGCTGTATGTGCAGGCCGACCGCGAACAGCTCACGCGGGTGCTGAAGGAGTTACTCGCCAACGCTGTCGCAGCGGTTGTTGAGCGCGCGAGCGTGATCACAGTGCGCTGCCAGCCGGCCCTGCAGCGGGATATGGTCGAGCTTCGCATCGAGGACACCGGTGCCGGCATGGAACCGGCGGTCCTGCAACGGGCATTTGATCCATTTTTCTCGCACCGACCGGCGGGGCGCAGTCGTGGCCTTGGCTTGGCACGGGCGTACCGGATCGTTGAGGCGCACGGGGGGCGCATCTGGCTGGAGAGTCGGTTGGGCGAGGGGACTACGGCATATGTGCTCATCCCGCGGGCGCCGGGTACAGATCGGCCGATAGCGCGCTGA
- a CDS encoding family 20 glycosylhydrolase, whose product MSPEEMAAKLLPRPSSLRFTGEVWRLPLPLPVRLPDQLRVALAADLVALADACLRRFGVVLEVGSTAAEGGVSILLVNDETVATEVPIGVQDAVTLPPATEQGYELEVTRQGARLRARSVHGVAYGLRTLRQWVELGGAIWPTFMIDDAPIFAQRGVSLDISRGRVPTQASLHTLVDRLAALKLNHLQLYMEHTFAFSCDPAISADCDALTPDDLRELDAHCRAHHVELVPALACFGHMGRILSLPQYGALAEIPASKNWEVMTWDERTRGLTLDASQPAARDLLRTLIAELLPCFTARRFNICCDETWDLGKGRGRDRAAQIGSGRMFLEHLLWLHQLVAEHGRAVLLWGDVIRNHPELIPELPRDVTVLNWGYTRDFDYDTTAQFRAHGFDTCVCPATHGWNRAVHDLSYAEENILGHARAGARHGAIGLLNTEWGDGGHPSPPGAAFPALALGAALAWNPTGPTGVEFDAAFVRLAYGLDDAAPLEAWRHAVALADTIRVWPALYAPLPTVTLPEVLGTEALERWEDAARSAAAAFAALAPEDPLAARDCAELDLALRVHALVAQRCLLARRMAAGATVGAGLRNLAATCDELVPEFEAAWLATSRPAGLEEVTAVFRRLATEARQQAVGV is encoded by the coding sequence TTCGCTCCGTTTCACCGGTGAAGTGTGGCGACTTCCGTTACCACTGCCGGTGCGTCTACCCGATCAGTTGCGCGTTGCCCTGGCAGCCGACCTGGTCGCACTGGCGGATGCGTGCCTGCGAAGGTTCGGTGTGGTTCTAGAGGTCGGTTCGACCGCGGCTGAGGGGGGCGTGTCGATCCTGCTGGTCAATGACGAGACGGTGGCTACGGAGGTGCCGATCGGAGTTCAGGATGCGGTCACGCTGCCACCGGCCACCGAACAGGGCTACGAACTGGAGGTCACGCGACAGGGAGCACGATTACGGGCGCGCTCGGTCCATGGGGTGGCTTATGGGTTGCGCACGCTCCGGCAATGGGTCGAACTCGGGGGGGCGATCTGGCCGACGTTCATGATCGACGATGCGCCGATCTTTGCCCAGCGGGGGGTCTCACTCGATATCAGTCGTGGCCGTGTGCCGACGCAGGCGTCGCTGCACACGCTCGTCGATCGCCTGGCAGCGCTGAAGTTGAACCACCTGCAACTCTACATGGAGCACACCTTTGCGTTTTCCTGTGATCCTGCGATCAGCGCGGATTGTGATGCTCTGACACCAGACGACCTCCGAGAGCTGGATGCGCACTGCCGTGCTCATCATGTTGAGCTGGTTCCAGCCCTGGCGTGCTTCGGGCACATGGGGCGTATCCTTAGTTTGCCGCAGTATGGTGCGCTGGCAGAAATCCCGGCGTCGAAGAACTGGGAGGTCATGACCTGGGATGAACGCACGCGCGGGCTGACGCTCGACGCGAGCCAGCCCGCAGCGCGCGACCTGCTCCGTACCCTGATCGCGGAATTGCTGCCGTGCTTCACGGCACGACGCTTCAACATCTGCTGCGATGAGACGTGGGATCTCGGCAAGGGGCGCGGCCGGGACCGCGCGGCGCAGATCGGCTCCGGACGGATGTTCCTTGAACATCTCCTGTGGTTGCACCAGCTTGTGGCGGAGCATGGTCGCGCGGTACTGCTGTGGGGCGATGTCATCCGGAACCACCCGGAGTTGATTCCCGAGTTGCCGCGCGATGTGACAGTGTTGAACTGGGGTTACACGCGGGACTTCGACTATGACACGACCGCGCAGTTCCGCGCCCACGGCTTCGATACCTGTGTCTGTCCGGCCACCCATGGATGGAACCGCGCAGTTCACGACCTGAGCTATGCCGAAGAGAACATCCTCGGCCACGCACGAGCCGGGGCGCGACATGGTGCCATCGGCCTGCTCAACACCGAATGGGGCGACGGCGGACACCCGTCCCCGCCCGGCGCGGCTTTTCCAGCGCTGGCGTTGGGGGCCGCACTCGCGTGGAATCCAACCGGTCCGACAGGCGTAGAGTTTGATGCGGCCTTCGTCCGGCTGGCCTATGGACTTGATGATGCGGCCCCCCTGGAGGCGTGGCGACACGCGGTGGCCCTGGCGGACACGATCCGCGTCTGGCCGGCACTGTATGCCCCACTGCCGACCGTGACCCTGCCGGAAGTGCTGGGTACTGAGGCGCTGGAACGATGGGAGGATGCGGCGCGCAGTGCGGCCGCCGCCTTCGCCGCACTCGCTCCGGAGGACCCGCTGGCGGCGCGTGACTGTGCCGAGCTCGACCTGGCGTTACGCGTGCATGCTCTGGTGGCACAACGCTGCCTGCTCGCGCGGCGCATGGCGGCGGGTGCAACCGTTGGCGCCGGGCTACGCAACCTGGCCGCGACCTGCGATGAACTCGTACCGGAATTCGAGGCGGCCTGGCTGGCGACGTCGCGGCCGGCCGGTCTCGAGGAGGTCACCGCGGTCTTTCGGCGGCTGGCGACGGAAGCACGGCAGCAGGCCGTGGGAGTGTGA
- a CDS encoding response regulator, translated as MKDVFTTGEVAEICNLSQQTVIRCFDSGRLRGYRVPGSRFRRIPRDALIQFMKEHNIPLDQLETGKTRVLVVDDDPAIVEMLVELLERDGRFEVRTAATGFDAGLKTREFRPDAIVLDYMLPDINGNAVCRSIRNDESLRDVRIIIVSGVIDRERVEELLSDGADDFIQKPFSIQQLVNRITELVGSR; from the coding sequence CTGAAGGACGTTTTCACCACCGGCGAGGTGGCGGAAATTTGTAACCTCAGCCAGCAAACGGTGATACGTTGCTTCGACAGCGGTCGCCTGCGGGGCTACCGGGTGCCGGGGTCGCGCTTCCGCCGGATCCCGCGGGATGCGCTCATCCAATTCATGAAAGAGCACAATATCCCCCTCGACCAGCTCGAAACGGGTAAAACCCGTGTGCTGGTAGTGGACGACGATCCGGCCATCGTCGAGATGCTGGTTGAATTGCTCGAGCGCGACGGGCGTTTCGAGGTGCGGACCGCGGCCACCGGCTTTGATGCCGGGCTGAAGACGCGTGAGTTCCGTCCAGATGCCATTGTGCTGGACTACATGTTGCCGGACATCAATGGAAACGCCGTCTGCCGGAGCATTCGTAACGACGAGTCGCTGCGGGATGTGCGCATTATCATTGTCTCGGGTGTGATCGATCGGGAACGGGTGGAAGAACTGCTGTCTGATGGCGCCGACGACTTTATTCAGAAGCCCTTCAGCATCCAGCAACTGGTGAACCGCATCACCGAGCTTGTGGGCAGCCGGTAG